One genomic region from Kamptonema formosum PCC 6407 encodes:
- the sipA gene encoding regulatory protein SipA yields the protein MEKQFTIGEKVRVAVLPPYVKTAEPMPMLRPPHVIRLGEEGTIADRRPGNYWGVRFSKGTFLMDSQYIESIEVSGQNVKPDAQGSLSD from the coding sequence ATGGAAAAACAATTTACTATTGGCGAGAAAGTCAGAGTTGCAGTCTTACCTCCCTACGTCAAAACTGCTGAACCTATGCCGATGCTACGACCTCCCCACGTAATTCGCCTTGGTGAAGAGGGAACGATCGCAGATCGCCGTCCAGGGAATTATTGGGGAGTTCGCTTTTCTAAGGGAACATTTTTGATGGATAGCCAGTACATTGAGTCCATAGAGGTTTCTGGGCAAAATGTCAAGCCAGATGCTCAGGGTTCCCTCTCTGACTAA
- a CDS encoding alpha/beta hydrolase yields the protein MKFPKFASVCSTLLLGVTATLFATNSAIAAEKIVLKYGPIAQSVNISDLENFVKTGAKTPTLATILRISKQDADTVRGLMSLEIGVNIVTLDRVLNSKVGENALIEIGKSLRTRSRYESHKALRGAVILSAADNNKLSLLEVLQKYPTSEIDVEVGNIGNTVEKLKGLSGNLQNLLNSK from the coding sequence ATGAAATTTCCAAAGTTTGCGTCGGTATGTAGCACATTACTTTTAGGAGTAACTGCAACGCTTTTCGCGACCAACAGTGCGATCGCAGCAGAAAAAATCGTACTCAAGTACGGCCCTATTGCTCAGTCAGTCAACATCAGCGATCTAGAAAATTTTGTCAAAACGGGCGCAAAAACTCCCACCTTGGCTACCATATTGCGAATCTCCAAACAAGATGCTGATACAGTGCGGGGATTGATGTCTCTCGAAATTGGAGTCAACATCGTCACTTTAGACCGCGTACTCAACAGCAAAGTTGGGGAAAATGCACTGATCGAAATTGGCAAGAGTCTTCGGACTCGTTCCCGTTACGAAAGTCATAAAGCCTTAAGAGGTGCTGTGATTCTTTCGGCGGCGGACAATAACAAGTTATCTTTACTTGAAGTGCTGCAAAAATATCCCACTTCTGAGATCGATGTGGAAGTTGGAAATATTGGCAATACTGTGGAAAAACTCAAGGGTTTATCAGGAAATCTGCAAAACTTGCTCAACTCTAAGTAA
- a CDS encoding glycoside hydrolase family 3 protein, translating to MIENLSLAELVAQMVVVRASGYLFDHQIRYPEWEPPASKLRYWLENLGVGGVILVGGSAAELAVRSQLLQSWAKIPLLLAADIEEGVGQRFAGATWFPPPMAIGAVAQKDGNQAERYAEEMGAITATEAIAIGLNWVLAPVVDVNNNPDNPVINVRAFAETPDLVSRLATAFIHGAQKYPVLTTAKHFPGHGDTAVDSHLELPTLPHSATRLAEVELPPFIEAIAAGVDAVMSAHLIISVWDAEWPATLSPKILTGKLRQELGFEGLIVTDALVMGAIANQYGSEEAAILAVAAGADILLMPQDPEATIKAVCDAVAQGRIERSRIEDSVQRIWQAKAKVGLSIEYTGERVAKFSPSSPSSPSSPSSPSSPSSPSSPSSPSSPSPLSLLPSSLTVAANILRDSLKVGVSVPLRVEAPKNGENLRNLVIVDDVLGCEFLGHHTPAIAVPKQRGYKLQIIDDRTERHKEEQFIISKNTPPHSPEGEFVPTLLQVFIRGNCFRGSAGLTQAAGDLFKSLLNTGELQAVVIYGSPYILEQFLPALPPSIPYVFSYGQMPVAQEIALQALFGS from the coding sequence ATGATTGAAAATCTATCTTTAGCAGAACTCGTAGCTCAAATGGTGGTGGTACGAGCCTCTGGCTACCTTTTTGACCACCAAATTCGATATCCTGAGTGGGAGCCGCCGGCTAGTAAACTTCGCTATTGGCTGGAAAACCTCGGTGTTGGTGGGGTGATTTTGGTGGGGGGAAGTGCGGCGGAGTTGGCTGTGCGATCGCAATTACTCCAATCTTGGGCAAAAATCCCTCTGCTGTTGGCGGCTGATATTGAAGAAGGTGTGGGCCAAAGGTTTGCAGGTGCTACTTGGTTCCCGCCGCCGATGGCGATTGGCGCTGTTGCTCAGAAAGATGGCAATCAGGCTGAGCGCTATGCTGAAGAAATGGGAGCGATTACGGCAACTGAAGCGATCGCGATCGGTTTGAATTGGGTACTAGCGCCGGTGGTGGATGTGAATAATAATCCTGATAATCCAGTGATTAATGTCCGCGCTTTTGCTGAAACTCCTGATTTGGTAAGCCGTCTGGCAACTGCTTTTATTCATGGGGCCCAGAAATATCCAGTTTTAACTACAGCTAAGCATTTTCCTGGTCATGGGGATACGGCGGTTGATTCTCATTTAGAATTGCCGACGCTACCTCATTCTGCTACGAGATTGGCTGAGGTTGAATTGCCTCCTTTTATTGAGGCTATTGCTGCTGGGGTGGATGCGGTGATGAGTGCTCACCTAATTATTTCGGTTTGGGATGCAGAATGGCCTGCAACTCTATCGCCCAAAATTTTGACGGGTAAGTTGCGCCAAGAGTTAGGCTTTGAGGGGTTGATTGTGACGGATGCTTTGGTGATGGGTGCGATCGCGAATCAATACGGTTCTGAGGAAGCGGCGATTTTAGCAGTCGCAGCGGGTGCTGATATTTTGTTGATGCCGCAAGACCCAGAGGCTACTATTAAAGCAGTGTGTGATGCTGTCGCTCAGGGCCGGATTGAGCGATCGCGCATTGAAGATTCTGTACAACGGATTTGGCAAGCGAAGGCTAAAGTCGGCTTGTCGATCGAGTATACCGGAGAGCGAGTAGCTAAATTCTCCCCATCTTCCCCATCCTCCCCATCCTCCCCATCCTCCCCATCTTCCCCATCTTCCCCATCTTCCCCATCTTCCCCATCCTCCCCATCTCCCCTCTCTCTTCTTCCTTCTTCCTTAACCGTAGCAGCCAATATTTTGCGAGATTCTCTAAAAGTTGGTGTTTCTGTGCCTTTGCGGGTAGAAGCGCCCAAAAATGGGGAGAATTTACGCAATTTAGTGATTGTGGATGATGTTTTGGGTTGTGAGTTTTTGGGACATCATACTCCTGCGATCGCAGTCCCCAAACAGCGAGGTTACAAACTGCAAATAATTGACGATCGCACCGAAAGACACAAGGAAGAGCAATTCATAATTTCTAAGAATACTCCGCCTCACTCTCCAGAAGGGGAATTTGTGCCTACATTGCTACAAGTCTTCATTCGCGGTAACTGTTTTCGAGGTAGTGCAGGTTTAACCCAAGCAGCAGGAGACTTGTTTAAAAGTTTGTTAAACACAGGCGAACTCCAAGCAGTCGTTATTTACGGTAGCCCCTATATCCTTGAGCAATTTTTGCCAGCGTTACCGCCTTCAATCCCTTACGTTTTTTCTTACGGGCAAATGCCAGTAGCCCAAGAGATCGCTCTTCAAGCACTGTTTGGTAGTTAG
- a CDS encoding IS200/IS605 family element transposase accessory protein TnpB — protein sequence MTSITYCKALPTPIDELNAIGKTQLEMFFSAYTPIFHKAVCETVNLMMSGEEFNKSDWNTHLQKTYGISKRHANGVISKAKGAVDSAKECRISHIKTLEGQAKSCEKWLKKAEKKLKNGRKFYAKKNWQNSKTGCVFPLSSSLKYRQTNWQNLRFQIHKKKRKLTRYRQILSVLKSIPVRVHVPNNQAFIVGSQDESYGNQVCQWDGDNLRFRVPACLESKFGKYVEAKIGDFPRNINRLPATGAKTWHFYHKDDKWCVAVSFTPSEVKQVSRSVDYGCIGIDINPGSIGWAYIDTEGNLKSHGKIPFQSGLPNGKQQAIIVKVCLELAALATKYQCPIVGEELDFSTKKEQLRERGKKYARMLSGWAYSEFFKLLNSIISNRGIELITVNPAYSSIIGLVKYLRMYGLASDEAAATVIARRGMRLSEKIPGSLTAFVEVNSRKHVWSLWNQLNKKIKLSGVLTNRHSYYAISNWDFLVNLDIEEA from the coding sequence ATGACCAGTATCACTTACTGCAAAGCACTTCCTACGCCGATAGATGAGTTGAACGCGATCGGTAAAACTCAGCTAGAAATGTTTTTTAGCGCTTACACACCAATATTTCACAAAGCAGTATGTGAAACTGTCAACTTGATGATGTCAGGAGAAGAGTTTAACAAGTCAGACTGGAACACACACCTCCAAAAAACTTACGGTATTAGTAAACGTCATGCCAATGGTGTAATCTCCAAGGCGAAGGGTGCTGTTGATAGCGCCAAGGAGTGCCGGATTTCGCATATAAAAACATTAGAAGGTCAAGCTAAGTCTTGCGAGAAATGGCTGAAAAAAGCTGAGAAAAAGCTGAAAAACGGGAGGAAGTTTTACGCTAAAAAGAACTGGCAAAACAGTAAAACTGGTTGTGTGTTTCCCTTGTCTAGTTCCCTAAAGTATAGACAAACTAACTGGCAAAACTTACGCTTTCAAATCCACAAGAAAAAACGCAAGCTGACCCGGTATCGGCAAATATTATCCGTCTTAAAGTCAATACCTGTAAGGGTTCATGTCCCCAATAATCAAGCCTTTATCGTTGGTTCTCAGGATGAATCTTACGGTAATCAGGTGTGTCAATGGGATGGTGATAATTTAAGATTTAGAGTGCCAGCTTGTTTAGAATCCAAATTTGGTAAATATGTAGAGGCTAAAATTGGCGATTTCCCTCGCAACATTAACCGATTACCAGCTACAGGTGCTAAAACTTGGCACTTCTACCACAAAGATGATAAATGGTGTGTTGCTGTTAGTTTCACCCCATCAGAAGTTAAGCAAGTATCGCGTTCTGTAGATTATGGTTGTATTGGTATCGACATAAATCCTGGCTCAATTGGTTGGGCTTATATTGATACTGAAGGTAATCTAAAATCACACGGTAAAATTCCATTTCAGAGTGGATTACCCAACGGTAAACAACAAGCAATAATTGTTAAAGTTTGTCTGGAATTGGCGGCATTGGCTACTAAATACCAATGCCCAATAGTCGGTGAAGAATTAGATTTTTCAACTAAGAAAGAGCAACTTAGAGAACGTGGCAAGAAATATGCTCGGATGCTATCAGGTTGGGCTTATTCTGAGTTTTTTAAGTTGTTAAATTCGATTATTTCTAATAGGGGTATTGAATTAATAACGGTCAATCCTGCTTATTCTAGTATTATTGGTTTAGTCAAATATTTAAGGATGTATGGCTTGGCTAGTGATGAAGCGGCGGCTACCGTGATTGCCCGTAGGGGAATGAGATTGTCGGAAAAAATACCAGGCTCCTTAACCGCCTTTGTTGAGGTGAACTCAAGAAAGCACGTTTGGAGCCTGTGGAATCAACTGAATAAAAAAATCAAGCTTTCTGGCGTATTGACTAATAGACATAGTTACTATGCTATCTCTAACTGGGATTTCCTGGTCAACCTCGACATTGAGGAAGCGTAA
- a CDS encoding chorismate lyase — MTAIFQPTNSLIVPAPWYALNTSWQGGEDIVQKGLPHTQLAPTWQILLLGDGSPTRHLQLMTGEPTEVDVIDMSLVGTDTDGAPVQIEAVPGPRLRRQVWLRTASGQRLAYATSWWEASHVDEYLQNKSLPIWASLARLRTELYRDVQGIYYGDSAALESAFGESGPFWGRHYLFWHYGKPLTLIYEVFSPYLTKYLGPMKVD; from the coding sequence TTGACTGCTATATTCCAACCTACAAACAGCCTTATTGTACCTGCACCCTGGTATGCTCTCAATACCTCATGGCAAGGCGGTGAGGACATTGTGCAGAAGGGTTTGCCACATACCCAGTTAGCACCGACATGGCAGATATTGCTGCTCGGCGACGGTTCCCCTACGCGCCACCTGCAACTTATGACTGGGGAACCAACGGAAGTGGATGTGATTGATATGTCGCTAGTTGGTACCGATACGGATGGTGCGCCTGTGCAAATTGAAGCAGTTCCAGGGCCGCGTCTGCGTAGGCAAGTGTGGCTGCGGACGGCTTCGGGACAGCGTTTAGCTTATGCGACTTCTTGGTGGGAAGCGAGTCATGTTGATGAATATTTGCAAAATAAATCGCTGCCAATTTGGGCAAGTTTGGCGCGGTTGCGGACGGAATTATATCGGGATGTGCAAGGGATTTATTATGGTGATTCGGCGGCTTTGGAGTCGGCTTTTGGAGAGTCGGGCCCGTTTTGGGGCAGACATTATTTATTTTGGCATTATGGTAAGCCACTGACGCTAATTTATGAAGTGTTTTCGCCTTATTTAACAAAGTATTTGGGGCCGATGAAAGTTGATTAA
- the ubiE gene encoding bifunctional demethylmenaquinone methyltransferase/2-methoxy-6-polyprenyl-1,4-benzoquinol methylase UbiE: MTNDPAQIQAIFNRIAPVYDQLNDWLSLGQHRIWKQMTVNWSDAHPGDTCLDLCCGSGDLALLLAKQVGAAGHVFALDFSAELLAQASRRAPPILSPSSPITWVEGNALNLPFADNHFDCATMGYGLRNVTDIPRSLQELYRVLKPGAKAAILDLHRPSSPLMRSFQQWYLETLVVPAANQFGMTQEYAYINSSLEKFPTGVEQIALSRQTGFASATHYPIAGAMMGVLVITK, encoded by the coding sequence ATGACAAACGACCCAGCACAAATTCAAGCCATATTTAACCGCATTGCCCCAGTTTACGACCAGTTAAACGATTGGCTCAGCTTAGGGCAGCACCGCATCTGGAAGCAAATGACCGTAAACTGGAGCGATGCTCACCCTGGCGATACTTGCCTAGACTTGTGCTGCGGTAGCGGTGACTTAGCTCTACTTTTAGCAAAGCAGGTCGGTGCTGCGGGTCATGTCTTTGCTCTTGATTTTTCAGCCGAATTATTGGCTCAAGCCAGCCGCCGAGCTCCACCCATCCTTTCCCCTTCGAGCCCCATCACCTGGGTAGAAGGAAACGCCTTAAATTTACCTTTTGCCGACAACCACTTCGACTGCGCCACAATGGGTTATGGCCTCCGCAACGTCACAGATATCCCCCGGAGTTTGCAAGAATTGTACCGCGTCCTTAAACCAGGTGCCAAAGCCGCGATCCTCGACCTCCACCGCCCTAGCAGTCCCCTCATGCGGAGCTTTCAACAGTGGTATTTAGAAACCCTTGTAGTACCAGCGGCGAACCAATTCGGCATGACCCAAGAATATGCTTACATCAATTCCAGCTTAGAAAAATTCCCGACAGGAGTAGAGCAAATAGCTTTATCTCGCCAAACCGGATTTGCTAGCGCCACACACTACCCCATTGCCGGGGCTATGATGGGAGTATTGGTAATTACAAAGTAA
- a CDS encoding DUF445 domain-containing protein, whose amino-acid sequence MVMNLSDLWLLIAPPVVGGIIGYFTNDIAIKMLFRPYRPIYINGRQMPFTPGLIPRNQERLAKRIADTIMGSLLTPTELENLARRLLQTERMQVGILWLLQLAMDQVKADTELKTAKILANILRDLLGESLPKILNILSQREDFLEVQLNQIFDQVLLELQLTEAQSAQLAEWLLQAVLPPDVLRQVLIDFLTDRNISIIDEGFREKTSGTYWVVANLFGLRNTLTRLRTFCLDEKEVTNQRLAELIVSLGLRGRIQEWLQNLSMQNLPVATVRQLRKTMRDSVRSYLQEKGVDLIQGLSKSIDWENMSALILDRLQNSSVMNASLEIVSKELALVLERYLERDLEKIVAQAIPILNIDQVIIDRVKNTSPEELELAIQGIVKSELQGIVNLGGILGVIIGFLQSLALLIQR is encoded by the coding sequence ATGGTGATGAACTTGTCTGACCTTTGGCTTCTTATCGCTCCTCCTGTCGTGGGCGGAATTATCGGTTATTTCACTAATGATATAGCCATCAAAATGTTATTTCGTCCCTATCGTCCTATCTACATTAACGGTCGGCAGATGCCCTTTACTCCGGGCTTGATTCCCCGTAACCAAGAGCGTTTAGCTAAGCGAATTGCTGACACGATCATGGGTTCATTGCTAACACCAACAGAATTGGAAAACTTGGCACGTCGCCTGCTACAAACTGAGCGAATGCAAGTAGGAATTCTCTGGTTACTGCAACTGGCAATGGATCAAGTAAAAGCAGATACAGAACTGAAAACTGCTAAAATTCTGGCGAATATTCTCCGGGATTTACTAGGAGAATCGCTACCCAAAATTCTGAATATTTTATCACAACGCGAAGATTTTTTAGAAGTCCAACTCAATCAAATTTTTGACCAAGTTTTACTAGAATTACAGTTAACTGAAGCTCAATCTGCTCAATTGGCAGAGTGGTTATTGCAGGCAGTATTACCCCCAGACGTGCTGCGGCAAGTATTGATTGATTTCCTCACTGACCGCAACATTTCAATTATTGATGAAGGCTTTCGAGAAAAGACTAGCGGCACTTATTGGGTAGTAGCTAATTTATTCGGTTTGCGTAATACTTTAACTCGGCTACGGACTTTTTGTTTAGATGAAAAAGAAGTAACAAATCAAAGATTGGCTGAATTAATTGTTTCTCTCGGATTGCGAGGCAGAATTCAGGAATGGCTGCAAAATCTGTCAATGCAAAATTTACCAGTGGCGACAGTGCGGCAGTTGCGAAAAACGATGCGAGATAGCGTTCGCAGTTACCTACAAGAAAAAGGAGTTGATTTAATTCAAGGATTGAGCAAATCTATAGACTGGGAAAATATGTCAGCCTTAATTCTCGACAGATTACAAAATTCATCAGTGATGAATGCTTCTCTAGAAATAGTCAGCAAAGAATTGGCTTTAGTTTTAGAGCGCTATCTAGAGCGAGATTTAGAGAAAATTGTAGCTCAAGCTATCCCAATTTTAAATATCGATCAGGTAATTATTGACCGAGTTAAGAACACCTCTCCTGAAGAACTTGAACTGGCGATTCAAGGAATTGTTAAAAGTGAGTTACAAGGAATTGTGAATTTAGGGGGAATTTTGGGTGTAATAATTGGTTTTTTACAGAGTTTGGCACTGTTAATTCAACGGTAA
- a CDS encoding DUF4327 family protein produces MIHTTIQYSLDVIQDEARQLVHEGVVSRQQPIYTLCQYIPAREWSCVEGELEKCDFLLRDRIGDLIGAENWDND; encoded by the coding sequence ATGATTCACACTACAATCCAATACTCCTTAGATGTCATCCAAGATGAAGCACGTCAACTGGTGCACGAGGGTGTCGTCAGCCGTCAACAGCCCATTTATACACTCTGCCAATACATTCCAGCTCGTGAATGGTCTTGCGTAGAGGGCGAATTAGAAAAATGCGACTTTTTACTCAGAGACCGAATTGGCGACCTGATCGGTGCTGAAAACTGGGATAATGACTAA
- the rbfA gene encoding 30S ribosome-binding factor RbfA, with amino-acid sequence MATSRRVERVSSLIKREVSLLLLNGIKDDRVGAGIVSVTDVDVSGDLQHAKIFVSIYGTDEAKAETMAGLKSATGYVRSELGHRVGLRRTPEVVFLEDHSLERGDKMLLLLNKLSQERKPDILDEEESAPDDDIDAEEID; translated from the coding sequence GTGGCTACAAGCCGTCGTGTTGAGCGCGTGAGTTCGCTGATTAAACGTGAAGTCAGCTTGCTGTTGCTCAACGGTATCAAAGATGACCGCGTAGGTGCGGGGATTGTCAGTGTTACTGACGTGGATGTTTCTGGCGACCTTCAGCACGCCAAAATCTTTGTCAGTATCTACGGTACTGATGAAGCCAAAGCAGAGACGATGGCCGGCTTGAAATCGGCTACTGGCTATGTGCGTAGCGAGTTGGGTCATCGGGTGGGTCTGCGGCGCACGCCAGAGGTGGTGTTTTTAGAAGACCATTCTCTAGAACGGGGCGATAAGATGCTGTTGTTGCTCAATAAGCTCTCGCAAGAGCGGAAACCTGACATTCTTGATGAGGAAGAGTCTGCGCCCGATGATGACATTGACGCAGAGGAAATCGATTAG
- a CDS encoding protein kinase domain-containing protein: MNTLPPTAKPRSRYQAIRELGRHPEAGRITYLAKDNLTQNPVTIKQFIFGKLGSEWAGFKAYQNEIETIQKLSHPGIPCCLNSFEIPNGLALVWEYKEAKSLGETRIWNPEEIKQLTIDLLEILIYLQTQTPPVIHGNIKPENILIDEDFKVYLVDFSLPNIHGKQAVIDNSTAGTVGFMPHEQLRNNELTEATDLYSIGATLACLLSQKPSSQIKTLFDTQGRINFQNLVSKQISFPFIQWLEKMMEAYAVQRYPSATAALEALNKIEIERLPEVRISHERLEFKPIKYGEIIAQSITVSNSIPDTILKGGWEVAYHPKEPNRRSGYKPWITFEPKQFEGNRVKCEVIVDTSQLLADKTYERQIVLNAIASSPTHSINIKVKTPKLAPNLLPKPSLAVLFIVALAVGFLESLIVGQQPQNLIGLMAWIGITLGTGTGFIGGLAGAFGSIPILGSTVSTTVVYQYRFGYKSSLGFVLGFVIGAATGYIIRHKLGRSLSGNLSGFRTGIYSTGGLISCLIAAFGFTMGIAIQAGFVNLFAVIALALTGLPLAYLIFTQYQILANYRQAVKHLIKP, translated from the coding sequence ATGAACACCCTCCCACCCACAGCCAAACCCCGCTCCCGCTATCAGGCAATTAGAGAACTAGGTCGCCATCCAGAAGCAGGTCGAATTACCTATCTTGCCAAGGATAATTTAACCCAAAATCCAGTCACTATCAAGCAATTTATCTTTGGAAAACTAGGTTCCGAATGGGCTGGATTCAAAGCATACCAAAACGAAATTGAAACCATTCAAAAACTCTCTCATCCCGGTATACCCTGCTGTCTTAATTCCTTTGAAATTCCCAATGGTTTAGCTTTGGTATGGGAATATAAAGAAGCAAAATCATTAGGGGAAACACGCATTTGGAACCCGGAAGAAATCAAGCAGCTAACGATTGATCTATTGGAAATCCTCATCTATCTGCAAACTCAGACTCCCCCAGTAATTCATGGAAACATCAAGCCAGAAAATATCTTAATAGACGAGGATTTCAAAGTTTATTTAGTTGACTTTAGTTTGCCAAATATTCATGGTAAACAAGCTGTTATCGATAATAGTACCGCCGGAACAGTGGGTTTCATGCCCCACGAACAACTCCGCAATAACGAACTCACAGAAGCCACAGACCTCTATAGTATAGGAGCAACCCTAGCTTGCTTATTGTCTCAGAAACCATCCAGCCAAATTAAAACCTTATTTGATACCCAAGGTCGGATTAATTTTCAAAATTTAGTTTCCAAACAGATTAGCTTCCCTTTTATTCAATGGTTAGAAAAAATGATGGAAGCTTATGCTGTCCAACGCTATCCCAGTGCTACCGCTGCCCTAGAAGCCCTTAATAAAATTGAGATCGAACGTTTACCAGAAGTTAGAATTAGTCACGAGCGACTGGAATTTAAACCAATAAAATATGGTGAAATTATCGCTCAAAGTATTACAGTTAGCAACTCGATTCCTGACACTATCTTAAAAGGGGGTTGGGAAGTTGCTTATCATCCGAAAGAACCCAATCGCCGCAGTGGTTACAAGCCTTGGATTACTTTTGAACCCAAACAATTTGAAGGCAACCGCGTTAAATGCGAAGTTATAGTTGATACCAGTCAATTGCTGGCAGATAAAACTTATGAACGCCAGATTGTATTGAATGCCATCGCCTCATCACCAACTCACTCTATAAATATTAAGGTTAAAACTCCTAAACTCGCTCCCAATTTATTGCCTAAGCCGTCTTTAGCTGTGTTATTTATCGTGGCTTTAGCTGTGGGATTCCTAGAAAGTTTGATAGTAGGACAGCAGCCGCAAAATTTAATAGGACTTATGGCTTGGATAGGTATAACTTTAGGAACTGGAACTGGGTTTATAGGTGGATTAGCAGGAGCATTTGGCTCTATCCCTATACTGGGGAGTACGGTGAGTACTACAGTAGTTTATCAATATCGATTTGGCTATAAATCTTCTCTTGGGTTCGTACTTGGCTTTGTAATTGGAGCGGCGACAGGGTATATTATCAGGCATAAGTTGGGGAGGTCGCTATCAGGAAATTTATCTGGTTTTCGGACAGGAATATATTCAACAGGTGGACTGATTTCCTGTTTAATTGCAGCTTTCGGCTTTACTATGGGAATTGCAATCCAAGCTGGCTTTGTGAATTTATTTGCCGTGATTGCATTAGCATTAACAGGGCTGCCATTAGCCTATTTGATTTTTACTCAATATCAAATCCTTGCTAACTATCGTCAGGCGGTCAAACATCTAATTAAGCCATGA